The Pseudomonadota bacterium genomic sequence AAATGTCTGAAATCAGGATGGATTACCACCGGACCCGCCAGCAAGGAATTTGAAGATAATTTTTGTAAATTGACCGGTGCTAACCAGGCAATTACTGTAAGTTCAGCAACAGCCGGAATGCACATAGTACTTCTCGCACTTAATATCGGAGAAGGAGATGAAGTAATCACGCCGCCTATGACCTTTGCGTCAACCATCAATATGATTGCGATGCAAAAAGCAAAACCCGTTTTTGTTGATATTGATTATGATACCTTAAATATCAATGCCGATCTTATAGAAGAAAAAATTACTTCTAAAACCAAAGCAATTATTCCTGTTCACTTTGCAGGTGTACCTGCCGATATGGATAAAATTATAAAAATTGCAAAACACCACAATCTTATAGTTATCGAAGATGCGGCACATGCTGTTGGCACTTATTATAATGGTATTCATGCCGGTGGCTTTGGACATATCGCGATTTTTTCTTTTCATCCCTTAAAAAATATCACAAGTGGTGAAGGAGGTATGATTACACTAAGTGATGAAAAACTGGAAAAAAATTTAAGGTTATTAAGATTTCACGGGATAGAAAGGGATGCATGGAAGCGTTATGGCAAGGGAGGAAACCCGGAATATGATATCTATCAACCTGGGTTCAAATATAATTTGCCGGATATGCTGGCAGCTTTAGGGCTTGCCCAGTTAGAAAGGTTAGATGACATTAACAGCAAAAGAACCCGGATAGCAGCAACTTATATAAACGGGCTTAAAGATATCAAAGGGATAGAATTGCCTGGCATTCCCAACTATTCGCACATCAATTCAAATCATCTTTTTGTGATAAAAGTACAATCCATGAAAAGAGCGATGTTTATGGAAAAATTATCTGAATATAATATAGGGTATGGCTTTCATTTTCCGGCTTGCCATCATTTGAATTATATAAAGGAAAAGTATGGAACTGACAATTGGATGCTTCCCGAAACTGAAAGGGCTGCGGAACAAATTATTTCACTTCCACTTTTTCCCGATATGAAAGAAGATGATGCTTCTTATGTTTGTGAGGCTATAAGAGAAATATTAAAAAGGGATTAATAGATGAGCACACAGAATATGATTTCTCTGGTAATTCCCGTTTACAATGAAGAAGAAAATCTGCGTTTACTGATTGAACGAATACATCCTGTTATGCAGCAAATGAACAGGCTGTATGAGATAATTCTTATCGATGACGGAAGTAAAGATAATTCTCTTTCTATATTAAAAAACCTTGCAGTATGGCCTGAGATAAAGGTTGTTGCGCTTGTAAGAAATTATGGCCAGCATGCAGCAATATTTGCCGGCTTTTCAATTGTTAAAGGTGACATCATAATTACACTGGATGCTGATTTGCAGAATCCACCCGAAGAAATTCCCAGGCTTGTAGCAGAAATGGAAGAAGGTGGGTATGATGTAGTAGGCACAATCAGAAAAAAGCGCCAGGATTCGATTTTCAGACTTACAGCATCAAAGCTAATAAACATGGTGGCAAGAAAAATTACCAAAGTAAGTATGACTGACTGGGGATGCATGCTGCGTGCATATAAACGTCCGGTGGTAGAGCGTATGATCGCCTGTCATGAGCATTCAACATTTATACCGGCGCTTGCCGTATATTTTGGAAAGCATGTTACCGAAATTGAGGTTGCTCATGAAGAAAGAGCCGGCGGAATATCTAACTACC encodes the following:
- a CDS encoding glycosyltransferase, whose amino-acid sequence is MSTQNMISLVIPVYNEEENLRLLIERIHPVMQQMNRLYEIILIDDGSKDNSLSILKNLAVWPEIKVVALVRNYGQHAAIFAGFSIVKGDIIITLDADLQNPPEEIPRLVAEMEEGGYDVVGTIRKKRQDSIFRLTASKLINMVARKITKVSMTDWGCMLRAYKRPVVERMIACHEHSTFIPALAVYFGKHVTEIEVAHEERAGGISNYPLRKLINLQFDLVSSFSDLPMKFLLYGGIVMSSAGILFGVFLIIARLVYGAHWAAQGIFTLFAILFVFIGLQFFAFGILGEYIGRIYREVRKRPEYVIDKVYSSDKADIALEDKS
- a CDS encoding aminotransferase class I/II-fold pyridoxal phosphate-dependent enzyme codes for the protein MKIREDFLPLSKPSIGDNEIENVVKCLKSGWITTGPASKEFEDNFCKLTGANQAITVSSATAGMHIVLLALNIGEGDEVITPPMTFASTINMIAMQKAKPVFVDIDYDTLNINADLIEEKITSKTKAIIPVHFAGVPADMDKIIKIAKHHNLIVIEDAAHAVGTYYNGIHAGGFGHIAIFSFHPLKNITSGEGGMITLSDEKLEKNLRLLRFHGIERDAWKRYGKGGNPEYDIYQPGFKYNLPDMLAALGLAQLERLDDINSKRTRIAATYINGLKDIKGIELPGIPNYSHINSNHLFVIKVQSMKRAMFMEKLSEYNIGYGFHFPACHHLNYIKEKYGTDNWMLPETERAAEQIISLPLFPDMKEDDASYVCEAIREILKRD